GACGACACATGGGGTGTTCTGGTTTTTGGGCATGTTGGGCATGGGTTGGGGTTACTCCCGGTGGTATGCCCAGGAGAGCCGGCGTCGGGCCATCGCCGAGGAGTTGCGTCTTTCCGAAAAGCGTTTCCGCGCCCTCTTCGAAAAGAGCCCCATGCCCATGCAGATTTGTGGTCGGGACGGCCGCACCATTCAGGTCAACCAGGCCTGGGAGAAGATGTGGGGGGTCGATCTGGCCTGGCTGCAGGAACGCCGCTACAGCATTCTGGATGATCGGGAGGTGGCCAGACACGGTCTGGATACGGAGATACGGCGTGCCTTCGCCGGCGAATCGCGGGATCTGGGACCCATTCCCTACGATCGTTCCACGGAAGGCGGACCGGATCATGCCGGTATCATCTGGGTCAGGACCTGCATCTATCCCATGGGTACCGGGTCGACGGAGGGGATTTCCGAGGTGATCCTGATCCACGAAGATGTCTCCCAGCACTATCGGGACCGTATGGCCCTGCAGGCCAGCGAGGAGCGATTCCGTTCGCTGTTTCAGTCTTCCCCGGATGCCATCTTCCTGGCCGATCCGGAAAACGGCCTGCTTTTGGATGCCAATGTGGCGGCGGCGCATTTGATGGGGCGGGAAGTGAGCGAAATCCGTGGCTGGCATCAAAGCCGGCTGCATCCCCCCCGTGAAGAGGAGAAGGTGCGGGCGCTTTTCCGACAATGCGTGGAGCAGGATCCCGATGTCGTCGGCAAGCCGACCGAGATGAACATCCTGCGTTCCGACGGCCAGGAGGTGCCGGTGGAGGTGGTGGGTACGGTCCATCTCATTGGCGGGCGACCCATGCTGCAGGGCATCTTCCGGGATATCACCGAACGCCAGCGGGCGGCGCGGGAGTTGCGGCGCTATCATGAGGAGCTGGTCCATTCCAAGGAGCAGGCGGAGGCGGCCAACCGGGCCAAAAGCGAGTTTCTCGCCGCCATGAGCCACGAAATTCGCACCCCCATGAATGTGGTGATCGGTATGGGGGATATTCTGCTGGATTCGGGCCTGGAGGAGGAGCAGCTTGGCTATGTGCGCAAGTTGCAGCAGGCGGGCAACAACCTGCTGGAACTGATCAATCAGATTCTCGACTTTGCCAAGATCGAGGCGGGCAAATTGAAGTTGATGGAAGAGACCATCGATTTGCCGGGGTTGCTTGAGGAAGTGGTGGCGTTGATGCAGGTGCTGGCCCGCAACAAGGGGCTGGCGCTGAACCTGCAGCTGGACCCGAACATGCCCCGATGGGTGCGCAGCGATGCCATGCGTCTGCGTCAGGTATTGTTCAATCTGGTGGGCAACGCCGTGAAATTCACCGACCAGGGATCGGTACACCTGGTCACCCGGCGGGATGGCGGGGTCTGGCATCTGGTGGTGGAAGATACGGGCGTAGGGATCTCCGAGGCGGATTTGCAGCGGATATTCACCCCCTTCACCCAGGTGGACGGGGGACTGACCCGACGCCACGGCGGCACGGGTCTCGGCCTGGCTTTGTCCCGGGCACTGATCTCTCTGATGGGCGGCAGCCTGCGGGTGGAGAGCCGGGAGGGGCACGGCAGCCACTTCGAAATCACTTTGCCCTTGTATCTGCCCACCACTCCGGAGGTTGCGACGGAAGGCGAAGTGGCCACGGCCATGCCCGGCAGGGCCAAACGGGTTCTTCTGGTGGAAGATTCGATCG
The DNA window shown above is from Magnetococcales bacterium and carries:
- a CDS encoding PAS domain S-box protein, translating into MGDNGHWIERPNLSEIPVAAMKKLLLLVCLFWTLLIVASLHWNLHKERQESLNMAMNSARAHFNKDLALRHWATSHGGVYVPIDSNTPPSPYLSHIPERDLTTPSGRRLTLMNPAYMLRQIMEQYSDLYGVRGRITSLKPLNPANAPDVWEAKALHAFERGETEVQEFTSIGDEPFLRLMRPMMATVGCLKCHAHQGYKVGDVRGGIGVSVPMQPFLEQENIGTILTTHGVFWFLGMLGMGWGYSRWYAQESRRRAIAEELRLSEKRFRALFEKSPMPMQICGRDGRTIQVNQAWEKMWGVDLAWLQERRYSILDDREVARHGLDTEIRRAFAGESRDLGPIPYDRSTEGGPDHAGIIWVRTCIYPMGTGSTEGISEVILIHEDVSQHYRDRMALQASEERFRSLFQSSPDAIFLADPENGLLLDANVAAAHLMGREVSEIRGWHQSRLHPPREEEKVRALFRQCVEQDPDVVGKPTEMNILRSDGQEVPVEVVGTVHLIGGRPMLQGIFRDITERQRAARELRRYHEELVHSKEQAEAANRAKSEFLAAMSHEIRTPMNVVIGMGDILLDSGLEEEQLGYVRKLQQAGNNLLELINQILDFAKIEAGKLKLMEETIDLPGLLEEVVALMQVLARNKGLALNLQLDPNMPRWVRSDAMRLRQVLFNLVGNAVKFTDQGSVHLVTRRDGGVWHLVVEDTGVGISEADLQRIFTPFTQVDGGLTRRHGGTGLGLALSRALISLMGGSLRVESREGHGSHFEITLPLYLPTTPEVATEGEVATAMPGRAKRVLLVEDSIDNQELIRAFLKGTPHHLEVVNNGLEALDKVGRERFDLVLMDVQMPVMDGYSATREIRRREGRSGEKPLFIATLTAHALEGEEQRSREAGCDLFLTKPIKKKHLLEVISEVEGGE